tataatgccatacagtgcaccttccaaagcggccatttccccctggtgaactgatttctgtcgcctggagatcagttgtaatcacaagagatctccagccatcacctggaggttgagagaaaaAATGTACTGAGCAACTAATTATGCAAACACAAATTCTTTAGTGACAAGTGAGAAGTGCAAACATAACAAGACTTAAATAGACAAGTACAACAAGCAGCAAACAGAAATACAATTTATACAAGCATAGCTCCCAAACGGGGCCAAGAATTTGTTTGCATTAGTTGCTCAGTACATTTTCTCTCTCAGCTTGCCTTTGTAGTACTAGGTGCCTGTTTCTCTAGCtaaccacctgggggttggcaactctagctgaacCGTTTGCGGGTTGGAATTGGGTACGCATTAGGGCCCCAGTCCAAGCTGCACATCAAAGAGTTGcctaccaactccaggttgggaaattcctgaagcttAGGGGTGGAAGTTGGGATGGGGGTGCAGTgtgggacctcagaagggtataatgccatagagtccaccttccaaagcagccttttctccagagaaactgatctctggagatcgctgtaattctgggagcccTCCAAACCTCAACaccaggttggcaactctggctGTAAGAGAGCTGATGTGTTTAGGCCAGGAGGACCTGTTTGAATCCTCGCTCTACCAAAATTTGGGGtaggggtgaccttgggccagtcactttcagcctaacccactaGGCCACTACAAAGGACAAATGTATGATGCGTGTCATGAGATGGGACTATTTATGACAGTTTAGAACTAAAACTTTCATGCCAGATATTGTACGACTAGGATAGTGCATTATGTGTGAAGTTTATACCGTGCCGAGAAATGTTGCTCGGGTTTCTCATAAGCCATGCCCATAATGTTCAAtaggacttgcttccaagtagtAAATGTGTGGACAAGATGGCAGCCTTAGtttctttatctgaagaagtgagctgtggctcacgaaagctcatatcgtgccagaaaatatttttgttagtctttaaggtgctactggactcttgctcttagtTTCTTTAGTCATCTTTAGAACATAAGTGAGGGAGCCTCTTTGCCCTTGCAAATCTATGGTACTCTGTCCTAGTTCTTTGCCTTGGATGGCTTTCATATTCAGCTGGAAATAATACATGTTGCTTCCTAGAAACTAGGAAATAAATGTTGCTTCCTAGAAACGAGGACACTATCCCTATTGGGCACTGAGAGCAACAGCCGTTTGAAAAAGGActtcatttaattcatttatactcctcctttctccacaatggagacccaaggCGGCTTAAGTAATTTTCCTGtactgttttatcctcacaacaaccctgtgaggtaggttaggctgaaagagtgtgactgacccaaggtcacccagtgagctcccatggCACGAGccgggatttgaacttgggaggtggtttgccattgcctgcctctgttgtcacacccctggtattccttggaggtctcccatccaaatgctcgccagggtcagggctgagagtatgtgactggcccaaggtctcccagcaatcttccatagcACAagaagggattcaaacctgggtttcccagaccttagtcagacactttaaccactacaccacactgcctctcgcttggtttaaatccccccaaataaagattaaataaaatataataaagattaaataaaatatttttaaaaatagattaaaaaaagacttaaccgaggctatcatactttggtcacattatgagaagagaagagtcactggaaaagacaagtcatgctaggaaaagttgagggcagcaggaaaagaggaagacccaacaagacatggattgactctataaaggaagccacaaccgtcaatttgcaagatctgagcaaggctgtcaaagataggacatttgggaagactctgattcataaggtcgccatgagtcagaagcgacttgacagcacacaaataAAGATTGttatctgtgcatgcacagacaatggacTTCtgtggagaagcagcagcagctaggAGCTGCTCCAGACCTGGTCACGGCATCAGTCTGGGAGACGCTCTTGGCCTGGCCACGGTGGCACTGGTGTCCGGGAGCTGCTTTGGGCCCAGCCGTGGCTCCTGCATAGCATCACCACTGTGGCTGGGCCTGGAGGCAGATGCAGAAGCCTGGAGACACACTGGGCTAGGTGACTTGGGAGGGGGTTAGAAGGGAGCCCACACCTGGGATCACTTGGCGgggggatgggattccccccatgAGTCTCGCAGGCCCCCACTTGTAAATACTTAAATAACGAATGATTTATGCGGAATGTTCGAAAAAGAGATCTAAAGCCAATAATGGGGGTGGCTAAAAATATAATGGACAGATGTGTTACGAATTAATTTCACTTGCAAACAAAAAGGTTTTAATCTCCAAGCTTACAGTTTTTGACCCTGCCTCCTGTTACTAGACATAACCTACTTTAGGCTTTGCAATCAAGACAAAACAGCATCTGTTCATATCTTCCAAACATTCTATGCAATGTATATTCACAGACAAAATATTATTCATGTGTTAGGTTCTAACAtttcatttgaaatatttttgttgAATGTTTGTTTCTACACACAACCCTAACAATCCTGATGTCCATAACTAAGGGTAAAGGAGGTAACGCACCACCTGGAGGAAGGAGCAAAAATGTGAATCAGGTGGATACATCCATACAGCTGTGGCAATCACTGGAAGGGATGGACGGCATTATAGGAACAGAGAAGAAACCGGTCAAAGGCCAAGCTTGCACAGAAGCCGATTTTCAGAACTACAGTAGTACAGATACCCACATGATGCTGACAAACATGCATTTATTTCAGCCTCAAATGGCAGCACTtggaaagcaatcctaagcaggcctcCTCAGAATCTTACTCCGGTatattcagtagggcttactcccagggaagtgttcttaggattgcatggttggTGTTCCACCATCTTTTTTCAGTCTAATTGGGATCCTTCTGGGGCTGATACTCAAATACTGATACCAAATGCAAATATCGAGATGGGCAGATTCTGCTCCACCAAAATCTAAACATTCACTCCATACTCTTGAAAAATTCCCCCTAAAACTGAAATGGCAGGTTTTGAATATATTTCAGTTTATACCCTACGTTCTTTGCACAGTAGCCCTTGAAGTGGAGTACGTGAGCCCTTAGTTCTATTCCGTTTTAAAATTTACCTGACAAAATGCCTAATTTGTTTGTTGGTGTGCAGAACGATATTAATGCGATCacggctagatttgagtccagtggcaccttaaggacCCGCAAGGTTTCCAGGGGAGAAGCTgttgagagtcgaagctcccttcgcCGCCTGAAACAAATATGGACGCAGTGATGTACGAGTTTCTCAGGATATTTATTTCCGTATGTACAAAAGGACTTTATGCTATTTGTGCCTTAAGACGTCAGTGATACATGCTATTATTACACAGTAATCacttcagtgatgcacacaatcCACCCACCCCAAGACTGAATAGTCAGATGTGTGGATGCATTTATCTTCTACCGAGCCCAGCAAACACTGAAGCcagcaaacacacaaaaaaagcacaGACTACTTATTGcactttggttcttgtaagtGTACTGAATGCCTCGCGAACAACCCGTAAGCAAAGAGGCGTTAAGTGAAgacgtgcatgtgtgtgtttgtatgtgtgtaagcTTGAAAAGTTTCAGCTGGCTTGTCTGTAGCCTGCTCACGCAACCTCGCGATAGCACCACCTGCCTCATCAGGGGCAGCGCACAGGGTTCCGTTGTGGTCAGGGCCACATCACAATTGTGGCCGTGCCTAACACGACTCTTCCAGCAACTAGTAAAGCAAGGGGGCTGGAAGAAGGTGAAGAGAAATGCTTTGGTGGTTTGGTCTTAAGACAGCACACGGGGAAATTACATTTAAATTCTACTATTCTGGGCTAGGGGGAGAAAAACGACCACCACAAAACCGATCAAGCACTTTCGTGCATCTGCAGGTGACTCAAAAGGTCCTTTTCGCTGCCAAACCTCATCAAGCAATCCGTGCATTTGTGAGGCAACTCAGCGGAATGCCTGAAGTCCAAGTGAATCTTGAGGTCCCCGATTTGCCCTGTGGAATATTCGCAATACTGACACAAATAAATCCCTTCCGATACATGCGTGTTCAAGTGTTTGCAGTATTCCAGCATGCCCGAAAAGCCCTTCCCGCAGTCGTCGCAGACGTGGGGCAAGATTTTGGTGTGCTCGATTGCCACGTGCCGGTTGACGTTGGTGTGGACCCTGCTCCGGAAGCCACACACCTGGCACACAAAGAAGTTTCTGCACTTGTCAAAGCTGATCTTGTTGACCAGGCTGCACTGCCCCGGCGGCTGCCTGCTGTGGTAGCTGTCGCTCAGCTCGATCAGCCGGCCGGCGTGCTCGTTCACCACGTGGCTGTGCAGGTCCTCCGGGTCACTCGTCTCATGCTCGCAGAACTGGCAAAGGTACTGCTCGTCGCAGCTGTGCTCCTGGAAGTGGAGATACAGCTCGCTGCTGGAGGAGAACTGCACGTCGCACTGCTCGCACCAGTAGAGGTGGTCGCTGAAGTGTGTGTCCGCGATGTGCTGGCTCAGGTTCTCGAACATCACCGTCTTGTAGTCGCAGTACTTGCAGATGTAGGGGTCCTCCTCGTGGATTTTCAAGTGCTCGACGAGCACTTTTTTTGAGGAGAAGCCCTCCTTGCACACCCGGCAGACGTTGCCCTCGATGCATGGCTTGTGCTTCAGGACAATGTGCTGCTTCAGGTCAGAGAAATACTTGCTGTTGAAGGTGCAGCGTTCGCACTTATACAAGCCGCTGCTGTTGGCCCGCAGCAGGGGCCACTTGGGCTGGATGGTGATGTTCAGAGGAGGGTTCTTTCCCGGCACCTTGCAGCTTTCCCTGGGGACCTCCTCGGCGTCCTCCACCTCCAGCTTTTCGGGGGAAACCGTCTGAGTTTCTATGTCATGAACTTCCACGGCCTGGACTTCCGTCGTGGAAATCTCCACTGTCTGAATATCCAGAGGTTTTTCTTCTTCGGTTAAGGTGTCACTGAAGATAGGTGAGTCACAAGTGTCTTTATAAATGCCATTGTTAGCTGGTTTATCTACAGGAGGAGACAGGAAAGAGGCAAGACCCAAATTAGAAAGAATAAGAATaaggttctcataggttatccgggctgtgtaaccgtggtcttggtattttctttcctgacgtttcgccagcagctgtggccggcatcttcagaggagtaacactgaaggacagtgtctctcagtgtcaagtgtgtaggaagagtaatatatagtcagaaaggggttgggtttgagctgaatcattgtcctgcaaaaagtaacaaaggtaatgtgctaaccattgtcctgtaagtatcaagacaatgtgctaatgagggtgtggtatgttaatatggaaccaatgtatcctgaagtgatctgttaatgtgtgaaatccaaagctaatctgcatggctattgttgactgtagtctttgttagtctggaggttttcaagacaggaagccaagcctgactatatattactcttcctacacacttgacactgagagacactgtccttcagtgttactcctctgaagatgccggccacagctgctggcgaaacgtcaggaaagaaaataccaagaccacggttacacagcccggataacctacaagaaccaatgaactctgaccgtgaaagccttcgacaatattttaataagaataagagttggttttttatatgtcaactttctctaccatttaagggagactcagaccttcccttcccctccccacatcagacaccctgtgaggtaggtggggctgagaaaactcttaatagaactgtaacttgcccaaggtcacccagctggcttcgtatgtaggagtggggaaacaaatccaattcaccagattagcctccaccactcatgtggaggagtggagaatcaaacccgtttttccagttcagagtccaccgctccaaaccaccacttcgGCACTACATTCATTTACCTTTCTTTTTAGAGTCCACATAGTGTGGCCCCGTGACATTAGACTGGGCCCCACTCCACTGAGATGTCCCAGCATGCACTGGGCTGCCATCCTCATCAGTATCTGTGCTGTGTACTGTGGCAGGAATTCTACCTGTTGAAAAAAGGGATGTTTAGGTGTTCTCATCCTAATTCAGCTCATACATTTTGCAAGAACCTTTcatattaaataaatataaactttGGCGCTTTTCACACCCTGTTCAGGAGGCTCAGGATGGGTAGCATCATTTTAAAAGAATGATTAATACCTTTCTGCTTTTCCCCAGCCATGCAAGCAACACAGCAGCTGTATTATGacgtttatatatatatttttacgaCGATGATTAAAGTAGCGCAGGataaaaccttaaaacagtatTCCAATGTGTATATACACATGGGACTAACTCTACAGCAGATTTATAAGATTATCTTACATTCTcccccaaacaaaaaaaccccaaacaaaacaCACAGCATTACCCTTCACGCCAGACAACAAAGGGCCAATATTCAGTTTCCACTGTGCTCAACTCAAGAACCACCTCCTAGCGTTTGAAGACAGCTCAAGAACAGTCCCAGAAAACTGTAATTCGTGCTATATTTGTAATAGTTTTACATGCTAaatttatttagttttttttatttttgagtcaTGTGATGTTAACACCACAATAAATGGATGTTCTCATGCTTACAATACCAGAAGTGTAAGTTAAAAGAAGGCATGTGAAATGAAGGCATGTGAAAAGGCACAATGTATTTATGGTCTACAATATCCAGCATCTGCTGTAAAAACAAGAAGAAAGGTCCTTGCAAGTTGCACACAGATACCACACGGCTTAGAGGGGggatgcaaggtaacccccccccgTACATTTATGAAAAATGTTGCAAGATGCTACCTTACCTCGATTATCAGAAACTTTCAAGTCTAACTGTTTCATAGAACAGACGCTGTAGCAGTGATCAGAAAATATGCCACTATTGTCTATGTATTTCGGTAAACCTGAAGAATCTAGAAAAAGTTAGGGAGGAAAAAAGGCAAATGTCAGCAAATCTATTTGATGCAAGCACACAAAACTGTTGCTACTTTTTCATGATGCCctcaccccctccccagccctttaAAGGTGTTTTTCCCCCCGGCTTGCTTTGCCTTTCAAGGTACACTATCTAGATTGGCAAGGAAAGTGAGGCAGGatcagagagaaaggaaaggagcagAGGTGCGACTGTAATTTAACTCCACGGACCACAAAATCTGTTTCTAAAATGGACTACCTGAATAGCGTGAAGGATGCAGagtctttcttttcctcttctttggATGCTCATTCATTTTGTTTCCGTCTAGAACAGAAAAAAAAGCAGCCCGCAAGTGGCAGGTCAACGCGCCCCAAATCCAAACTGATAACAGCCCTACAGCAGTTTAAAAGTAGGGAGTTAAAAAAACTGTAGAAGTTCTGCAGCCTCCCTCAAAAAGCTACATCTCCCAGTGCTCTTTGGGAAGAAAGAATTATTATTAAACCAGTTTACGTCTGTAACTTTGTGCCCTCACAAAGCATCAACCACAGGAGCATCCATCGGCAAAAGCAGgatgaaaaacaaatattttgttTTGCTCACCTAGGTACCTTTCAGGTGCTGTTTATAGATTTGGCcctgaaagagagaaaaaatgtaATGTGAACTTCCAACATGTTGTTTCTATGGGATCATTTAGAAATGTCATGTTAGGATGAGAATCACATTTCATTGCGAGCTCCAAGACTGATTGGGAGTATGCCCCTGGCTATGCTGTCTACATAGCATATTCAAAATTATAGTAAGGTCACATGCAGAGGACACCATTCTGGCTACTCCACTGATGAAgataagtttcagagggtagccattttgATCTGCATTAGAACAGCTAGACTTGGGTCCAGCagtactttagagaccaacaagattctcagggtatgagcttctgagagtcagagctcccttgaagggagctttcactctaAAATGCTTAtattccaaaaatcttgttgggtctctaaggtgttcctaaactcgaatctagctgttccactctTGTGGGATTCCCTTTTCATGTAGGTTCGTTAAACCTAAGCGACCCCAAGCTTTTTCTTTCAGCTGGCATTTGGAGGCTGTGCATccagaggtgtgtgtgttttagtttaCCTGCTTTGGAAACACCTTGCCGTTCTTGCATCATCTTTGAGGTAAGAATACAATAAGAACTTGTAAATAAGGAGGTAGGTCTCCACATTTTCTCCGACAGATTAACGGAGCTTTTCTCCTAGGAACCTGACTTCCAGTTCAGCACGTTCCTTCTCCCAGTTCCCCTGCTGTTAGAAGCAGGGCTAGCTCCAAGTTTAACAACTTTTAGGCACCAGATGAAATCTGTCTAGTTTATCTGAGCCTTTGGTGGCTAAATACACTTGCGAGGTTTTGGTACTTCTGCCTTTTATTAGTTTCGTTCTTTTTACTGCTATGCACTGCCCTTTTTAAAATCTATCTAGTACATTTAAGTTGCATATTACTGCAGCAGTCCAATGGGATTTTATATTGTTGTCTTCACGTACTTATATGAGTTTCTGTAGTTAATTAGAAAAACAAGGAAACACATGAAAATCCACTGCCTGTGTATTATTTGCAGGCTGGATTTATTGAGAAAATGCATTTCTACCCATGAAATTAGAACATGAAAAAGAAGCCTGGGCCCTCCAGCTTACCAGGTGCACTCTTCGTTGCCAGAAAGAGGAATAAGAACCACAGGACTGCCAACTACAGCCTTGCCGAGAGCAGAAGCATCTGCAAGATGAATGAAAAAGCAAACGTGGCAGTAACCCAAATATTCAAGACAATGTGGAAAAGATCATGCAAGTCACAAAATATGTATACAGATGTGCACAAACGATTCATTAATAAATTCTGAACAATCTAGCAGATATTGCGATGGTTACTTACCAGCA
This window of the Euleptes europaea isolate rEulEur1 chromosome 5, rEulEur1.hap1, whole genome shotgun sequence genome carries:
- the ZNF639 gene encoding zinc finger protein 639, coding for MNEHPKKRKRKTLHPSRYSDSSGLPKYIDNSGIFSDHCYSVCSMKQLDLKVSDNRGRIPATVHSTDTDEDGSPVHAGTSQWSGAQSNVTGPHYVDSKKKDKPANNGIYKDTCDSPIFSDTLTEEEKPLDIQTVEISTTEVQAVEVHDIETQTVSPEKLEVEDAEEVPRESCKVPGKNPPLNITIQPKWPLLRANSSGLYKCERCTFNSKYFSDLKQHIVLKHKPCIEGNVCRVCKEGFSSKKVLVEHLKIHEEDPYICKYCDYKTVMFENLSQHIADTHFSDHLYWCEQCDVQFSSSSELYLHFQEHSCDEQYLCQFCEHETSDPEDLHSHVVNEHAGRLIELSDSYHSRQPPGQCSLVNKISFDKCRNFFVCQVCGFRSRVHTNVNRHVAIEHTKILPHVCDDCGKGFSGMLEYCKHLNTHVSEGIYLCQYCEYSTGQIGDLKIHLDFRHSAELPHKCTDCLMRFGSEKDLLSHLQMHESA